The Aphis gossypii isolate Hap1 unplaced genomic scaffold, ASM2018417v2 Contig00979, whole genome shotgun sequence genome includes a window with the following:
- the LOC126555661 gene encoding uncharacterized protein LOC126555661 — protein MMKTSKSIAYRKCGVKYCTNKSSVDSNELSYFTLPKDSERRAMWIENCIPELADKNIQVKDVRICQEHLENKMFLNVLTKNRLTDNAIPTLFNDDILAKRANCDEADSTVDLSTPLACSSPDRSSSSLSFSSSTSSTQTPLQLSNATPKKLELRKQLRLAKDHIRTLENRLYLLDHLDSVESFLNNCEKFLSPNLILIIKSHLMQKERKKGGYRYNNEMKQFALTIYFWVQRFIILLKQHFLCQQ, from the exons atgaTGAAGACTTCTAAAAGTATTGCATACCGAAAATGTGGTGTGAAATACTGCACAAATAAAAGTTCGGTAGATTCGAATGAGCTAAGTTACTTTACGTTACCAAAAGACTCAGAAag GCGTGCAATGTggattgaaaattgtattcccGAACTTGCTGACAAAAACATTCAGGTTAAAGATGTTCGTATATGTCAAGAAcatttagaaaacaaaatgtttttaaatgttcttaCTAAAAACCGGTTAACGGATAATGCTATTCCTACACTCTTTAATG ATGACATATTAGCTAAACGAGCAAATTGTGACGAGGCGGATAGTACTGTGGATTTATCTACACCTTTAGCTTGTTCAAGCCCAGATCGTTCATCGTCAAGTTTGTCTTTCAGCAGTTCAACATCATCCACTCAAACCCCATTGCAGCTTTCAAATGCAACTCCTAAAAAATTGGAGTTAAGAAAACAACTACGATTAGCCAAGGACCATATAAGGACATTAGAGAACAGGCTCTATCTATTAGATCATTTAGACTCTGTagaatcttttttaaataactgtgaaaaatttttatctccaaacttaattttaattatcaaatctCATTTAATGcagaaagaaagaaaaaagggGGGTTACAGATATAACAATGAAATGAAACAATTtgcattaactatttatttttgggtCCAaaggtttataattttattaaaacaacacTTTCTCTGCCAACAATAA
- the LOC114127601 gene encoding uncharacterized protein LOC114127601 — MTEKLIKRNPVFQADEINLLDSLVFKYKHVLENKQKGAVQVAQKSKYWNIVADEFNAAALNVSRSALNLKKCWENRKNSKKAELCAEKRNKKKTGGGPEETVPTNESIDQFLTSITDIEVHDVLDSDSLRNMSSPTTNNLETILQDCDIVLDGDEFTNQHTEIEIDSTSLASEEITKLIYFPNQEKELNSRESPCVNNIKKRLSKANDSTFDAVRLKVLKEESDLRIKKQKILIEQDAMIHKIRLEEAKQNLLLAEQKYKQFLNESNQSC, encoded by the exons ATGACCGAAAAACTGATTAAAAGAAATCCGGTATTCCAAGCAGATGAAATTAATCTGCTGGatagtttagtttttaaatataaacatgtattggaaaataaacaaaaaggaGCAGTACAAGTAGCACAAAAATCTAAGTATTGGAATATTGTGGCGGATGAATTTAATGCAGCTGCATTAAACGTTTCA CGTTCTGCTCTTAATCTCAAAAAATGTTGGGAGAATagaaaaaatagcaaaaaagcCGAACTATGTGctgaaaaaagaaataaaaaaaaaactggcgGAGGACCTGAAGAAACTGTACCAACAAATGAATCCATTGATCAGTTTTTAACTAGCATAACTGATATAGAAGTGCATGATGTTTTGGACTCTGATTCGTTAAGGAATATGTCATCACcaactacaaataatttagagACTATTTTAcaag atTGTGATATTGTATTAGATGGTGATGAGTTTACTAATCAACATACTGAAATAGAAATTGATTCTACATCGTTAGCATCCGAAGAAAttaccaaattaatttattttccaaatcAAGAAAAAg agttgAATAGTAGAGAATCGCCTTGCGTTAATAACATCAAGAAAAGATTGAGCA AGGCCAATGATTCAACATTTGATGCTGTAAGACTTAAAGTCCTTAAAGAAGAATCAGATCTTAGAATTAAAAagcagaaaatattaattgaacaaGATGCTATGATTCATAAGATACGTTTGGAAGAAGCTAaacaaaatcttttattaGCTGAACAAaagtacaaacaatttttgaatgaaagtAACCAAAGCTGTTAA